The sequence GTCATTGAGGGCTTTGGGGAACGCTGCTGCGGTGCTGGCACCCATAGTCAGCCAGCTTCCGTTCAAGTACCTTTACCCGACCGGGAGCAAGCAGGAGGAAGATAAAACAAACCCCAGGTTCAGCAGATTTTATGATAGGGCGGAGATTATTGCCGGAGATTATCATTTTATAAAGAAATATATGCCTGCAAGGATGGACGGGAAGATAATTATCACAAATACCGTTACGGAAAGGGATATAGAGATGCTGAAGCAGAAAGGGGTAAAACTGCTTATAACTACAACCCCAAACCTGAACGGCCGTTCCTTTGGCACCAATGTGATGGAAGCGGTTTTTGTGGTATTGAGCGAAAAAAGGCCCGGAGAAATAACCCCGGCGGATTACGAAGCCCTTATGGATAAGATCGGCTTTAAACCAAGGATTGAGGTGCTGAATGAAAAGGCGGTTTCATAAAACAGTAAATGATGACAATAAAGTTTATATAACCTTTTAATGGGAGGTCGTAACGTTGGATACCTTTGCGTTTATAATTCATCCCCTTGATATTGCTGATGTATACAGAAAGTTCCCCCTTTTGGAACGGTTCCCCAGGAAGATTACAGAAGGCATTTTGAATATCCTTCCACCCCTAAAGGTTTCCCATATAACGGGGGTTAAAAGCCCTTATAATGAAATAGAAGGCTGGTTTGTGGGGTGCCCTTTAACCAGCGAGCAGATGATTAAGCTCCCGGCCGATTACGCAGTAAGGAAGATAATAAAAACGGGGAAACTGGCGGAAAGGCTTGGGGCAAAGATTTTAGGTTTGGGGGCTTTTACTTCAGTAGTGGGAGATGCAGGAATTACCGTTGCGAAAAACCTGAATATTCCCGTTACCACCGGCAACAGTTATACCGTTGCAACTGCTATCGAGGGAACAAAAAAGGCGGCAGCCATTATGGGCATTGATTACAGAAATGCCGAAGTCCTCATAATCGGTGCGACGGGTTCCATCGGGAGGGTATGTGCCCAATCCCTGGCACGGGAGGCAAAATTCCTTACCCTGGCAGGCAGAGACGAAGGAAAACTGGAAGGTCTTGCAGAGAGAATATTAAAGGAAACGGGCCTTGCCGTAAGGTTAACTAAAAACGTGAAGCAGGCTGTTAGAAAGGCTGACATAATCATCACCGTTACCAGTTCGGTAGATAGCGTTATAGAGAGCGGAGACCTAAAACCTGGCTGTGTTGTATGTGATGTGGCAAGACCGCGGGATGTTTCGAA is a genomic window of Koleobacter methoxysyntrophicus containing:
- a CDS encoding saccharopine dehydrogenase NADP-binding domain-containing protein, giving the protein MDTFAFIIHPLDIADVYRKFPLLERFPRKITEGILNILPPLKVSHITGVKSPYNEIEGWFVGCPLTSEQMIKLPADYAVRKIIKTGKLAERLGAKILGLGAFTSVVGDAGITVAKNLNIPVTTGNSYTVATAIEGTKKAAAIMGIDYRNAEVLIIGATGSIGRVCAQSLAREAKFLTLAGRDEGKLEGLAERILKETGLAVRLTKNVKQAVRKADIIITVTSSVDSVIESGDLKPGCVVCDVARPRDVSKKVAEERKDVLVIEGGVVDVPGDVEFNFNFGFPPKKSYACMAETMILALEKRYESFTLGRELTLEQVDEISQLAKKHGFKLSGFRSFEREVTPEHIMAIKENARRARVSGL